The Clostridium septicum genome contains a region encoding:
- the rnpM gene encoding RNase P modulator RnpM, which produces MKVKKIPLRMCTGCMEMKPKKELIRVVKSPDGDVSVDLTGKKSGRGAYICKNSACLEKAFKAKRLSRNLDVTIDEAIYRKLKEEIENE; this is translated from the coding sequence ATGAAAGTAAAAAAGATTCCACTTAGAATGTGCACAGGATGTATGGAAATGAAACCTAAAAAAGAACTTATTAGAGTTGTAAAAAGTCCAGATGGAGATGTATCTGTAGATTTAACTGGTAAAAAGTCTGGAAGAGGTGCATACATATGCAAAAATTCAGCATGTTTAGAAAAGGCTTTTAAGGCAAAAAGGCTTAGTAGAAATTTAGATGTTACTATTGATGAAGCTATATACAGAAAATTAAAGGAAGAGATAGAAAATGAATAA
- a CDS encoding ribosomal L7Ae/L30e/S12e/Gadd45 family protein: MNKFFNFLGLAKRSGNLIEGYSKCNEQRNRIKIYLFIISKDASESTRKKFLNHCNINNILYIEDFSKEELGISIGREEVKILAISDENMAKKLNTLYEEGKNKI; encoded by the coding sequence ATGAATAAATTTTTTAACTTTCTAGGATTAGCAAAAAGGTCCGGAAATCTAATTGAAGGATACAGTAAATGTAACGAACAGAGAAATAGAATAAAAATATATCTTTTTATAATTTCTAAGGATGCATCAGAAAGTACAAGAAAAAAATTTTTAAACCATTGTAATATAAATAATATATTATACATTGAAGATTTTTCTAAAGAAGAATTAGGAATATCAATAGGAAGAGAAGAAGTAAAAATATTAGCTATAAGTGATGAAAATATGGCTAAAAAGCTTAATACCCTTTATGAAGAGGGAAAAAACAAAATTTAA